In one Cygnus olor isolate bCygOlo1 chromosome 27, bCygOlo1.pri.v2, whole genome shotgun sequence genomic region, the following are encoded:
- the LOC121060376 gene encoding disintegrin and metalloproteinase domain-containing protein 32-like, giving the protein MGPCLVLLAALLAALRSRVLSQITVPLQLPPNTTGESGTLSYVLTIEGRPYTIHLQQHLFIPDDFRIYMSNEMESLKSDLTHIKGDCYYRGYIEGVPSSAVTLSTCSGLRGLLQFENASYGIEPLVNSPVFEHFIYQMSNENTAGFLFAKSRAESGARPATQEMVLKIVYGEPALSAARSPKYFEVYTVLDKALYNYMGSDKKVATWKIIQIFNFVNNIFNPLNVTIVLSSLEFWIEENKISTAGEADELLQRFLERQQSYLALRSYDIACLFVYRDQASFAGATVPGKACRRDAAGAVAVYQRSVTLESFSVLLAQMLARSLGMSYDNNRGCRCPGHICVMDSEALHVGGAKSFSSCSVGDFENFLERDAGDCLFDRPRLAGLSYRQAAVCGNGVVERGEQCDCGSAAACLKDKCCTKTCRFKPGVKCSSGLCCDGCQFKAKNSLCRPPADVQCDLAEYCNGSSASCPPDFYVQDGHDCEHGTGYCYKGRCQSADLQCRRLYGTGSKSAPVACYEELNSQRDRFGHCGFHPRQGYRACTWRNLRCGKLICTYPYSTPFATDAAAVLYVQVREHLCISLDYLNVPARLDPLLIPPGTKCGSGKVCINNTCHPHSVLGADCNSEVECHGHGVCNNQRRCRCHPGWKPPDCRRRGSPPGGSADSGLGPAERGESRGRARRHGGSAA; this is encoded by the exons atggggccgtgcctggtgctgctggcggCGCTGCTGGCCGCGCTGC gcTCACGAGTACTGTCACAAATCACAGTCCCACTGCAACTGCCCCCAAACACAACAGGAGAGTCG GGCACGCTGTCCTACGTCCTCACGATAGAGGGGAGGCCGTACACCAttcacctccagcagca tctcTTTATACCGGATGATTTTAGGATTTATATGTCTAATGAGATGGAGTCTTTGAAATCTGATTTGACCCATATCAAG GGCGACTGCTACTACCGCGGGTACATCGAGGGCGTCCCCAGCTCGGCGGTGACTCTCAGCACCTGCTCCGGGCTCAG GGGCTTGCTGCAGTTTGAGAATGCCAGCTATGGGATCGAGCCTCTGGTTAATTCACCCGTCTTCGAGCACTTCATTTATCAAATGAGCAACGAGAACACTGCAGGCTTCCTCTTTGCAAAGAGCCGTGCCGAGAGCGGGGCCAGGCCAGCAACGCAGGAGATGGTGCTGAAGATCGTGTACGGTGAA ccaGCATTATCTGCAGCACGGTCTCCTAAGTACTTTGAGGTGTACACGGTTTTGGACAAAGCTTTG tacAATTATATGGGCTCAGACAAGAAAGTTGCAACATGGAAGATAATCCAGATTTTCAATTTTGTCAACAAT atatttaatcCTCTGAACGTGACCATTGTTCTGTCCTCCCTGGAGTTCTGGATAGAGGAGAATAAAATCTCGACAGCAGGGGAAGCCGATGAACTTCTGCAGAGATTTTTGGAGCGGCAGCAGTCATACCTCGCCCTGCGGTCGTATGACATCGCCTGCCTCTTTGT GTACCGGGACCAAGCTTCCTTTGCTGGTGCGACCGTTCCGGGCAAGGCGTGTCGGAGGGATGCTGCAGGTGCAGTGGCCGTG TACCAGCGCAGCGTGACCCTGGAGTCGTTCTCCGTCCTCCTGGCCCAGATGCTGGCCCGCAGCTTGGGCATGAGCTACGACAACAACAGGGGCTGCCGCTGCCCCGGGCACATCTGCGTCATGGACTCGGAGGCGCT ACACGTCGGCGGGGCAAAATCTTTTAGCAGCTGCAGCGTTGGAGACTTTGAGAACTTCCTCGAGCGCGACGCAGGGGACTGCCTCTTCGACAGGCCCCGCCTGGCCGGGTTGTCCTACCGGCAAGCCGCCGTCTGCGGCAACGGCGTGGTGGAGCGTGGCGAGCAGTGCGACTGCGGCTCCGCAGCG GCATGCTTGAAGGATAAATGCTGTACTAAAACGTGTCGGTTTAAGCCAGGAGTGAAATGTTCCTCTGGATTGTGCTGTGATGGATGTCAG TTTAAAGCGAAAAACTCGCTGTGTCGCCCTCCCGCCGACGTGCAGTGTGACCTGGCCGAGTACTGCAACGGGTCCTCCGCGTCCTGCCCCCCCGATTTCTACGTGCAGGATGGGCACGACTGCGAGCACGGCACCGGGTACTGCTACAAGGGACGCTGCCAGTCTGCTGACCTGCAGTGCCGGAGGCTCTACGGGACAG GTTCAAAAAGTGCTCCTGTGGCATGTTATGAGGAACTCAACAGTCAGCGAGACAGATTTGGACACTGCGGGTTCCACCCCAGACAAGGCTATAGGGCCTGTACGTGGAG GAATCTCAGATGTGGAAAGTTAATCTGCACATATCCGTATAGCACTCCATTTGCAACTGATGCTGCCGCTGTCCTTTATGTCCAAGTGCGAGAGCATTTATGTATATCTTTGGATTATTTGAATGTACCAGCGAGGCTGGATCCTCTTCTCATTCCGCCAGGTACAAAGTGTGGCTCTGGAAag GTGTGCATAAACAACACCTGCCATCCCCATTCAGTCCTCGGAGCTGACTGCAACAGCGAGGTGGAGTGCCACGGCCACGGC gtGTGCAACAACCAGCGGCGCTGCCGCTGCCACCCGGGCTGGAAGCCGCCCGACTGCCGCCGGAGGGGCTCCCCGCCGGGCGGCAGCGCCGACAGCGGCCTGGGGCCGGCCGAGCGCGGTGAGTcccgcggccgggcccggcgccACGGCGGCTCCGcggcc